The genome window TGGGATgaccttgtttctattgtgttgcaaaggtaaaccaacacctttacccaccgtgtatAAATAAACACATACACGGTGCCGTATGAGCAAGCAAGCCATGACGAATCAAAGATTCAATGCAGCTATGCTGTATTTCTATGAATACAGTATCATTTATAAGTGTGTatattattttcaaaataaatcatgaaattataCATTTGATGTTTATATGCGAGCCTGATTTTATTCATCCGGAAATGACccgtcattttcaatattcgctgcctgtcgatatttcaaacccctggtGAAATCCATGCTCTTCAGATGGATTGTAGCGGTAGCAAAAAATCGTCCAATCAGAACGCCCCAATCAAACACAGCAGCATCGTTATCCAAGCACGCCTTTTCATTGGTTGTTATCTCGGCTGCCGAAGGTCTGCTATTGTATTTGTTATTTCACATCTACTCTCAGTCATGTCTCCTGAACCTTGCATCACAAATGCTAGAAAGGGCTTAACACAGTGCGTGTGACGACATTAAATGCTGTGTCAAGTGGACCCTAGCCGACGACGCACGCGCTCATAAGAATGAAACAAAGCATTTGATTGCACTCCAGATATTAACGTATTTACGTTGGTATCCACATAAATGAGACATAATCGAATACCCCAGAATTACATCTCGATTTCAAACAAAGTTTAACAAAAGGCGGTTGAAATCCACGATTATATCACGCAAAAAACACTTCCTGCACACTCGGATATTTGAACAATGGCACATGACGATGAAGTTTAACTGATGTCTTTTAAGATGAAGTCATATTTTAGTGgtatcttttttttttaaatgttctttTTCTGGTGATCAAACATATTAAAAAACTTATCTGaccaatgtttttaaaatgacCGCGATTTTGGGCCAGTGACAGATGTAGGCGAGGTAGTTCTGAATAAAGAGTTTCCTaaccagaaaaagaaaaatctATTTAAAAAGAACCATAGAATGTTTCATTGGCAGACATATTTCGAAGTGGTTGTGCCAAGCATTCTCTTCCGCCACATACACCTCTGGTTTATGGAATGGAcggttttttaaaatttcaatagCTTTATCCTTCTCCGGTTTCATGCGCACACTATAATTCGTTcactatttttttattttgttcttaCCCACCGGTATAAAAGAATACGATTTCGTTAATCTTCATCCTCAACGGGTCAACGAATTCCAAGCGCGCGATTTTCTTTCCCGTTCCCTGAAGCCGGCGGAGTTCCCGTCATTTCGCTGGTCACAGTGGCAGTGCCTAGACCAAAAATATAGATTACTTGAATTACTTTGATAGCAGCTGGTTTCCCCAGCTATTAAGGTAATCATGATTATAAACGAAACTAGGCATGAGGTACATCGAAGACGAAATCGCATTGCTGAAAGTTTTTTTAGTGCAGATTGGCTGTCGTAATGACTTTGAGTAAGATAATGGTAGTAATCGATATGATACAATGATTAATATAACCACAGACTTCATGTTATAAAAAATAATCTTATTATCACGAATTAGTGTCGTAATTGCACCCattgagtgatatgaataaagactagaaaatgtttttatctaaaactccatgtacatttatactaggcctttctgtacaaaattgaagtaaagtcATTTGCTAGATTCATATCAGCCACTTGACCTAGCATTTAGAGTCAGGTTTTAATGCGTAGAATGAGAGTTGATATtttttggtttaaggaattaataccgagctggcggtcattggttgtataatcaagaccgctcgggtagatcgaaaatgcagtccaacccgagcggtcttgattatacaaccaatgaccgccagctcggtattaatttctattctaaaaggtttcaaaattaaacaaattaaatacgatttgaaaggtatatatgttccgttttcgtcaaagaatgatccagcctggtgtccggaactccgccatattgttgcttgtgaagatgacgtcacgcagcaagggaattcccagtctgctagctcgatttctaccatttcctcgtctttgacctcttctgaatcctgactgacgacctcgaaagagtcctcgggtatcctccctacttcacaaatcccaatatcggggaatacttcaaaatctcgtgttcttgacattgttttgtggggctgagtcgttgcttcttggtgaaaataattcgtctgctaaaattcagaattttatacctacccaggcggtcattggttacgataccaagaccgctccgatcaaaacgaggcgtaatgtattttgtattagaaacaatgatatactgtgactaaggccttttagaatacgTGACAAGTACTTGTTTTGATAGTGTCCTTATCAGGTAACCAACTCTGTACAAACCTATTATTcgttaaaacaatggtaattcTCAAGTTACTGGTGGCCTACATGTAAGTGCTGGATGCCCGAAATACTAAAACCTTTGAGAAGTCAGCAGGATAAGCGATCAGTTAAGGCCAGTTCACAAGGTCGCCCATCGATAGTGGAGTGGAATGCGCGCGTTTGTGACTGTCATTTCCTTTGTGGTCCGCAGAAGAAGTATGTGCATCGAGTATAGACTCTGATATCAACTAGGAACCGTTATCCGAACCGCGCaaaactaaaactttaaaacttgAACGCCTCAATTGACGAATTCTTAGACCTCGGTTGTGGAGGATCCTGGACTTCTTTGTGCGGATGACTTCCACTCATGCCAAGTCTGCCTGCCTAGGCGAGGTATTGCCTTTTCACTAGCGCCAGTGTAGTGAGAACAGCGAACGACCGGCGACAGCCTTCTCGGTATTCTCGATATTCACTCAGAGCACAAAACGTGTAAAATGGCGGGATTCGAGAATGGTGTTGATATGATGGTCAGTCAAAACAGTGGTAACGACGTGAAGCTGTTGTTGTCGGCAGATCTAAAGACGCATTCCATAGGAACCGGGCCTCCGCCGTCGACTGGATGCGACGACATTTCGTTTCATGAAACAAACGGGACACATGGGGCTGAGAGAGAGGATTGTTACTTCGCGGAAGAGGTCATTGGATCAGGCTCAGAGAAATTGAACGAGCATGCATCCGATAACTCTTCTATCAAAAATGATGGGTCTTCATCTTTGATTCAAAACTTTCAAGGTTACAAAGCAGTGATTATGTTCGCCTCATTTTTCTTCTCTATGGTCACAGGTGGTATTGGGCTATCTGTGGGAGTGTATTTCATCGCCCTTCAGGAAGAGTTCGAGACAGGAGCATCACTTACTGTTCTGACGTCGTCACTTTACGTTGGGATACGTAGTTTTACTGGTAAGTTACGATGCAATACAATCATGTGAGCCGAGTTGCATGTCACCCTCTGTCAGCGCCGTGTATATGGCCATGTCGATTTAACGGAATCGACGGAATAAATGGAATCAACGGAAAATTTACGGAAACAATGCTAAAACTGCATAAAATCGCTTGACAATTAAAGAATGTTAATACTAACAATTGATACAACATTCCCAGGCTATTAGAATGTTATAAATTGCTATAGTTATCGAGAAGTAATTAAAATGATCCCCCAGACAGGCTTGTAAAAAGGTCTACGAGGTATTGTTTTCGTGGACTTGTTCCCCGTCCTACCTATACTTTTGAACTGTGGGATATACAGGTAGGACAATACCTCAGTCTATATtacctgcatacgaggttgttTCTGGGAATCCCCATTCTCCTCTCAGAACAGGTCGGTGTGTTTGGTTATCGATTTTTCACGATTTTCATGTAAGTAGAGAAGGTTTGTATGATCAAGAGATACTAAAATATTGGGAAGAAGTCAGGGCGGGTAAATATCTGGGGAGGTAATGTACATATAGGCTATGGGGAGCAGTTAATGAAGGGGTGATAGCCTAAATGGAAATTGTCCATGGGTAAAAGTCATAAGGGGCGAGGGAAAGAACGCGGGGGTGGATTGCCCTAGACCTGTTTCTTCTCAAGGTGTCACTATACCGGTTCCTTGCACGTGACAAAAACCTCTAGGCCTAAGCCCTAATATTAGCCTAGACTGTAACCACGCTCCTCACGTCACtcatgcaatacatgtacctacacTCCTATAACGAGCACTTCGAGGCGACCACAGTCTACAGAGTCTGGTTTTGAGCGATATTAACCTAGGCCTATCTATTAACTAAACCTAGAACACTAAGTTCGTGGGGagaagaaatttgaagaaattcctGGCCGCCCACCTTTAAAAGGTTTTTGTATCAATAATGATCAACACCAGCGAATTCGTCCTACCATCTCGTGTAAAGACCTTGAACCAATGGGTTTTTCCCCAAAGGAGATTCCCCGcagtataacccccccccccctcccccaaccaATACAGATACATGGTGGTAACCAGGTTGTATCGGTTACAGACCAGTTTCCGTTGATTCCGTTGATTCCGTCGATTCCGTTAAATCGACATAGGCCGTATATATTACCGTTAACGACCCGATTTGTTCAGGGACTCGCTGTCCAGATCTCCAGAAGGTGTGAGGTCACTTTTCTTTCTTGTACCAGTACTTGTGTGTCTTTTCGATCAAGCAGGGCAGCATTGACTTAACAcgttcaattcaatttttatttcttAAATTCCAGCCCCACTATCGAGTCTCCTCGTTGATCGATTTGGCATCCGTGTCGTTGTGATGACTGGCGGTCTCATAGCAACCGTTGGTTGCCTAGCAACAGTATTTGCAAATAGTTTCTTCTTCGTGTTGTTCACATTTGCAATTATCACTCGTAAGTACGCAATGCCTTGGTgatgtcagagtctttcaaatactctgtttcctcacgtataccgtctttggTCGCCATGTTTAAGAGGCCcgaagggatgaatacctcccatacctaatacaaaggttaggcctagtggattggactgattTGCTCAGAGCGTGGCGCAGACctatgaccagagacacccaCTACTTAAAGTCCACTACCATTGGTTgatgggattttaaatgaattgaatgggtggtattaccagacaatcgtgtttgggcttttATTCATGGTGTGACCGAggcggagcaaatggacaatgcccattcatcacgtgggcagaagaaaaaaaacagccCCGCATGTGGTGAACCCTTTTGCGTACCCcacccaatgtatggacactgttACTTTGTATTAGCGGTATaggaagacggtatacgtgaggaaacaaagtatttatttgaaagactggtGGTGTATAGGAAATAGGACGGCAATATTCAATATCCGTTGTTGTTGTTTCATAGTGTATACAAAAATTATCTCATTGCATGTAACCTGGTAGGTCACCTGCAGACGCATGTAGTACTTTACTGAGTCAGCCTCGGAATAGGCCAATATTTTCCTCACACTACTGGTAACCTATCGGGACTTTTAGAACCAAACTACGTAGTCGCACCATACACAACAAAGTTATAAAGCATCGATTTTTATACATAAACGTTCTTCGGGGAAAAGAAATATGCAAGTGGACAATAATGATCAAAATTGTTCAACTTGTGAATGTCACCTCATCTGGCTTTGATGATTGTCTCACTATTTTTGTTTCCAGCATTAGGTGCAGGATTAGCATACGTGCCAGCAATGACCATCCCTGCTGCCTATTACGATCAACGAGGCAGAGCATTCGCTTTCTCATTCGCCCTAGCAGGCGCTGGCATCGGACAGTTCGTGATGACAAACGTTCTCGCAGCGACGATAGAGGCCTACACCTGGCGAGGGTCTATGTTCATATCTGCAGGAGTCATATTGCAGATCGTTGTCTTAGGTGCTCTGATGCGGACCCCAAAAACGTGGAAAAAAACCCAACCAAAACAAACTGATGAAAGGTCGTCTTACCGCAACCAGATTCTCAGGATTTACAAAAATGTGGAGTTGGTTATGTTCTTTTTGCATTATATCCTGATTTCATGTGGACTCTCCGTCATATACGGGTACATAACAGCCGTGACAGAGACACTTCCAAATGTGTCCAAACAGCAGGCTGCACTGCCCTTGTCAATGATAGGCTTGTCAATGATAATTGGCCGAACGGC of Lineus longissimus chromosome 17, tnLinLong1.2, whole genome shotgun sequence contains these proteins:
- the LOC135501882 gene encoding monocarboxylate transporter 14-like, whose protein sequence is MAGFENGVDMMVSQNSGNDVKLLLSADLKTHSIGTGPPPSTGCDDISFHETNGTHGAEREDCYFAEEVIGSGSEKLNEHASDNSSIKNDGSSSLIQNFQGYKAVIMFASFFFSMVTGGIGLSVGVYFIALQEEFETGASLTVLTSSLYVGIRSFTAPLSSLLVDRFGIRVVVMTGGLIATVGCLATVFANSFFFVLFTFAIITPLGAGLAYVPAMTIPAAYYDQRGRAFAFSFALAGAGIGQFVMTNVLAATIEAYTWRGSMFISAGVILQIVVLGALMRTPKTWKKTQPKQTDERSSYRNQILRIYKNVELVMFFLHYILISCGLSVIYGYITAVTETLPNVSKQQAALPLSMIGLSMIIGRTASGVIGQLKCVNVFLFYCLATLVSGFVIMLVPVVAGYTFTVICTFVFGLLLAPYGCLYNIVMLYFCDLSDLMAAFAHVSLLSGLAFVAGAPLAGWLYEVTGYYDSSIYLVGALIVASSLVLVWPYMSHRRRHAKEVAIIGDQVKALSVGSMGMLGSQRMTYGLQEVLRSEISVDKL